The Schistocerca gregaria isolate iqSchGreg1 chromosome 2, iqSchGreg1.2, whole genome shotgun sequence genome contains the following window.
GTGAGGCTTGCGCTACTTGGGATTTGTCAGTCACTTTGGACACACGACAGAACGAATTTGTACGTAATGCATTGTCCGTTGTGATATGCATCTGTTACTCTCGAAAACTTATCTTCAGTTGTAAACAATTTAATTTGTTCTCCGTGTCCTGTTCAACAGTACTAATGAAAGTCAAAACATCATCCAAAGTGCATCGCCTTGAAACATGGGAGCAAAAATATGGATGAAATAAGAAATCGCTAATAggatacaaaataaaaatgtactGAAAGACATTAGACTATAGGCCCCCACGCACGCACCAATTTATCAGCTGACCGACCAATTTCGCTGCAACCTACTACACACGCCCCAACAGACTTTACTCAGCGATTGTAACGGTTTAGTGACAAGAGACGAACTTAGATCGGGCAGCTGGCACGACAGCGCTGCACAAGAAAATTGGTTGGGTGAAGTGCTGGTCGGAGTCGGTTGTCGGGTTGTTCCACCCGACCGACATGCTGTCGAGATAAAGTTCTTCCGTCGGTTGGCCAAGGCGCCAAGAAATGTCAAATTTGCGGTAGATGGGTTGGTGCTTGTTTAGGGACCTACAGTAGTTTTTAACATTTCTTATGCAGCGACACTGACACTGTTTATGTAATATACATCCTACAGTTGCAGTTTAACTTTATCATCTACCTAGGTTTCAAAGTTAGtaatgtcttcttcagaacctgcaagaaGTTATGTGCTAGTaaatattagatatggtcatcctacaggatgcaacgtgtagtaattacataaaatattatttgaatGTTTACCTAAAACAAGCCATgccctaagtcaactttataaaacttgatgcataaccataaggtttagtcagttctattaaacaagctgtagcaattcactttaagcccgtttgCGGAACAACTGGTGCAAATGGCTCGTACACCTAAACCTTCATGTGACTGAGCTACTACATCATGAAGTTACGGTCTGtagactcgacacgcttgaggaactacaaatttatgcacacctaattacaCATGGTggcaatttactgaacgatcaactgcgtctaaaaaatagggcatacttcgaaggcttccagcctatattaggtttacaataattcataatgtatgtgaccattacagtttctgtaataacagaacctttcctacagatgttcatacgagattCGTCACTTTATAAGCttctgtagtagaatgtaaaacgtagtAATGCTGGGTACTGTAATTAACTTAAAATAGTAAAGTGTAAAATTAATTCGTAGCAAGCATGTTGTCTGACGCGTGTGTAATAAGAGTTCGATTCTATACGTGTCGCGCATGGgcgccgccctctgtgaggcagacggcgaagccctcgcggtccgcagtctctagtcacacgacgaggcccatacaacgggcttaaagtgaattgctacagcttgtttaatgaaagtgacaaaaccttattgttatgcatcaagttttataaaactGACTTGGGACATGGCTTGATTTAGGCGAACATTTAAATGACATTCAAATAGGATGACCATATCTCAAATAATTTACTAGAACTTTATAAGTTAAACTTTTTGTTGGTTCTGAAGAATactttattactaacgttgaaacctaggtaaatgataaagttaacctgcaactgtaggctgtatattcttctaTACCTATAGTAGTAATGTTAAGAGATACTTCGTTTGCCTGCTAAGTGACCGTAAGTGCTACAAGGTCTGCACTTCTTTCAGCACCCAGATACACCGGCTATTATGCCACCGAAGGTAGCAGCTAAACAGCCAACTGTCTCTGGCCTTCCGAAAGCCAGTGTTCCGAAAGAGAAGCGCCGCCGGAAGAGGAGGGAGAGCTAtgcgatctacatctacaaggtgctgaagcaggtgcacccggacacgggcatatCGAGCAAGGCGATGAGCAtaatgaacagcttcgtgaacgacgtGTTCGAGCGCATCGCGGACGAGGCGTCGCGGCTGGCGCTGAGCAACCGCAAGTCGACGGTGACGAGCCGAGAGATCCAGACGGCGGCGCGCCTGCTGCTGCcgggcgagctggccaagcacgccgTCAGCGAGGGCACCAAGGCCGTCACCAAGTACACCAGCACCAAGTAGCCCCAGCCGCGCCGCCTTCAAAGGTTCCACGCcaacactgtccagcgagtcccTCCCTAAATTTAAATTTCACTCTATTTCCAAAACAAATATTAAGATAGTGAGGTTCAGATGCGTAGGTTTAGTTTACGAGCTAATTTAGTTGTTGCACATTATCTCAGTACTTCAGTGGATCTCATTTAGCAACTGTTTTAGTTCTGCAATACTTCCCAATAGTGTGAAAGTGCCAAACGTATATTAGCCATGATAAGAGTCTCGTGTGATGTTTAAGTGGAAGTTTGTCTGTCAGATAAGTTAAGACAAGGTTTCACATACATTACCTCAAAGTAGGTGTAAAAAAATAGTGCTTTTAATTTGTCCAATGGAAGAACGAAATACTGTAAAAACAGCTAGTTGTGATTATAAATACTAGCTGAAAACTTAATGCCGTTTACTGTAAAATTAAATTATTCTCCTGTATGTTAGATGTCTGAGTTGCTACCATTTAAATTTACAATATATTCAGTGGGGTGTACGTATCACCGACCGACCATAGTAAGTACTGTGTGTTTACTTTAAAGCAATTGATCCTAACGCCGAAATGCCTTCTTTGAGGACATAAGATTTTACTCAATGTCAGTTTGTATACGGCCCCAAACCACCTAGTAGAATAAACATATTACCCTCCTACATTGCTTCAGTAACTGCAAAATATGATCTGTGGAATTACGCTCATTATTCAGCTATCCATTGCGGACTGTTGGAACTTAATAGGCCATGTTTTAGGTTTAAACAGCTGAAAAATCTACTAAAATTATCCATGTACACGTGATTAAGGTGAGTGAAGCTAAACGGAaatgtcatttaatttaattttctttttggcACAGTTTTATGGTCGTAGTGTTTAGGGCCAAATGAGCTCGTAGATCTAATAATCACATCGATAATTAAGTTTTCTTAGCGCTACGTACAAATAGTTAACAGTA
Protein-coding sequences here:
- the LOC126336221 gene encoding late histone H2B.L4-like; its protein translation is MPPKVAAKQPTVSGLPKASVPKEKRRRKRRESYAIYIYKVLKQVHPDTGISSKAMSIMNSFVNDVFERIADEASRLALSNRKSTVTSREIQTAARLLLPGELAKHAVSEGTKAVTKYTSTK